TATCGAAGGTGGCGTACGCATTGGCAACGGCGGGATCAACGCAAAACAGTTACATACAGGGGCTGTTGGAAAAGTTACCCGTCTACACGGAACTCTACACTGGTCGCAATCAGTACGAAATCCGGAAAGCATCAACATCGAACGAAGATGAGTTCATTCTGTGCCACGATTACACACCTTCCACAAAGATTAACTTCACCATCGCCCGTGGAACGAAGTTGATCGTGCGCGATATGCAAAATCAGCGCACGTACGTCCACTTCAGCACCAGTTACAACTATTTCAACGCGTTACACCACGAAATTAACGAACTGCTTGAAGATGCTCAAGCAACGAGCACCCTCAACTCGGAACGTGTGCAACGGATTGCGGCCGGATTAAAGTATCTTGCCGTAGCCGTCAGACGCATACAGCAACCGTACGACATTAGCTCGGAGATGGTGCACCCGACGGAGATGGTTTTCGACGTGCTGCTCAAGTTCAAGGCCGTTCCGAATCCACCGATCGACTTGCTGGTGCAATGCATGAACGTATGCACCGCTTTGGTGCCGCTGTTCGAGCAGGAAATATACACGCGCATCATCAATCTAAACATTCTTCCGTCGATTAACAATGCGAACCTTACCTACCAGGACTACGCCAACGGGGTAGGGTACGATTCGAGCCTGGTCGGCTACTATTTAATGAATGTGGAACGCAGTGCTGGCCGCTACCCGATACTGATGgcgtattttaattttctcaaaacGTACACCAAGCTGGGCCGCGATAATGTGTTCGGCGTGGAGCTACCGGGCGCAATATTTTTGCTGCGTGAAGTATTGCCGCACGCAAACAACTGGCGCTACGAAACTGGTTCCGATCGGTACCGCGTGCTGGTATCCGTCGTGCAGTACATCTACGAAATTCTGCAGCTAAGCGAAGAGAAGCTGGAAAGCGATTATGCGCGTCGCGTTCTGAGAGATACGTGCGTGTACAGTTTGCTAAACCGCGACAATGGTTTGGTGCTACTAAAGATCGTTGGTCTCGGCAACGGATACCTGCAGGCGGTGATGGAGCGCGAATCGAACTGGATGCTCGTTCCCGAGCAGCAACTGAATTTAATGATTCAGTACTCGATGACGATACTGATGCAAATACTGCGGCTAAAAAAGCATATTCACGAGTACGACCTATCGCCACTGGAATCTGCGATTTACACGCAACCGAAGCAGCGGGATACATTACGCATCATTCCGATGGTAACGGGATACATGAGCAACATTTTTAACCCGCGACTGCCCATCCTGTCCTGCCGCTTGCTGCGAAGATTTGCGATCGAATTTCGTATGTCCCTGTTAGCTTGCTTGGACATGGAACCGGACCAGATACGGCACACGTTCCTGGAACGATTGCATGACGAAATTGAAAGTGACGATTTGAAGCTGGCCGTGCTGGAGTTTGTTGAATCGTGCGTTCACAAGCAGCCGGGACTGACTGAAGCGTTCTTTAAGGTGTACTACGGCAAACCGGACCGACGGTTGCTGATGGCGAAGGATGGTAGTGGGTCAACGGCCACATCAGGCGGTAGTGGAAAAGGCGGTCGCCCAAAAACGATGATCAACGATGGCATACCGACGTACATGGAAGAGTTCCTCGAAGCCATTTCAAACGATCCGGCCAAACTTGCCAGCCCGTTGCTGTCGCGCATTATGTCATTGTTTCATGCGCTTTGGAAAAACAACATGCAAGCGCTTGTGAAGAGTCAGCTTCAGAAAACAAACTTCTGGTCATCGCTCTGCAATCCTCTGTTCAGCGACCAGATAGCGAGCAATATGCGATCGTACAGTCAACTGTTTAACATCCTTGGGATTGAGCTATTTCGCGCTAATTCAGCCGCTGGCATTAAAATGGACCCAGAGCTGGCAAAAGTATTCGAACGATTCACACAAACTTACGGCACGTTCTCGCGCTGGGTTGATATTGTGCTTGATCTTCCGAATGCTTCTACACGGCGCCACAAAGACAAAGATGGCAGCGAGGGAAATGCAAGCGTCAGCGGTGCTGGTAGTGAGGCAGATCAAACGCCCGACTGGTTAGGACGGTTACAATCGTTCAAGGATCTGTTGGTACTAATCGTGCGTAAAAAGGAGCCCGGCATATCTTTGCCCGATCGTTGCAAAACGTATCTTGCCGAACGTTTGCTAGCGGCTTTGGTCGAACGCATCGAACAGACACAGGATATGCGGCCACTGATTGTGCTCTCCGAATTGTATCTGATCGTACTGTCCGATTTTGACCACAAGTACACCGAGGACCCGAACAAGGATGACGAGATGTTGATACGGGCGGAAAAGTTGCTTAGCTTGCTGGCTGTTTCTTACGGCGATATACATCAGAGGGCCAAGGAAGCGCTGCTAGCAATTGGGATAAAAACGGTCGAAATGCAGGCCGATCGTTTGCTGCACAATTGCACGATTGCTGCGGAAATAACGCGCTCGGCCGTCGACATTGCTGGGGAGGAAATATATGCCCTTGAAATGGCAATTCAGGCTCACGGTACGAAGGCAAAAACCGGAAGCGATACGAACGAAGGCAAGCAGTACAATTCGCTCCTGCTAGCCATCAATTTGCTGAAGCAATTGACCACAAGTTTTGATCAACCGGGGGCAGGCTCACCGTCGGTACAACCCAACTCCACACGGTGGGTTAGCTGGTTTGTTAAGGGAAAGCTTTTTCAACGTTTGCTCAGCATCACGGGCACGGTGTTACCAGAATATGCGCGAAAGAAACTAGTTACTGAGCTTTTAAATCTGTTGATTTTGCTTGCCGAAAGCCAATGCTCGGAAGAATTGCTGTACAGTGACGTGGGAGACTATCTGTGGTTGAAGCTGTTGCCACCGAAAGAATTGCTGCAGCGTCCGTATGTTATGGCAAGCGTGAGTTACATCCGTTTCCTTGTTGTATCATTGTTGGTTTGTTATACAATGATGtgtcctttttctttccagGAAACGCAACCACAATGGCAAACGCAAGATTGGTGGCCGATTTACTCCAAAGGTATACACTTGGTACGAGCGTTGCTGAGCAAACATGGGTATAGATTTTTACGCGATACTATCTTCTTCGTTGGTATTCATGAGGAATACCTGATGGATTCGCTTATGCTTGCCAAACAATCGCTCGAACCAAGCGCTTTCGTACTGATCCTTGAAACGCTCGAACTGCTTTGCACGATGGTACCGTACGAAAAGGAGTGGCGTCTCGAACATAGCCAAAGTTTGCTGAACCTTATGGTAAGATACGCACGGAAGCAACTAAGCGCAACGGTCAATAGTCAATCTGTAtggttctgtttttatttccacacaGCGATGTATCCAGTTTCTTATGGACCATTGCATCTCGCTACTGTACAGACCGAAGATATTGAAGCGTCTCACAACGGGAATGGCGGACAGTGTTGGATTTATCGTGTCCGATCTGGAGATGGATCCAAGCGCTATCGATACATCCGACGAGCTGGTCGATGCGATGAACAATCTTATCGAGATAGTAACCCTGTGCGGCAAATGTTTGCTCTGCTTTAGTCCTCCGCTGTTGGCACTACTGTGCGATGTCGAGTTTATACCGAGCCAGTGGTGTCCACTGATAGAGATACAGTTTGGAGCGCCGAAACTTAGCACGGATAATTATTCGCAGCTGAGCTTTGGGTCGTTGCTGCAAGCGGTTTGCATCTTTACAAAGGTTCTAAATTTGGTAAGTGAATTGGCGAAGATGAGTACCATAGCCACAGgttaatcatttttcatttcccattCTATAGCAACACTATAGTTTCAATGAAACACCGCTGAATGAATTACCAGCTAATGAAGAGCCGGAACAAGACGATACAACGGATGGTACACTTACTATGGGACTTATATCACGAGCAAATCGATCGGCATTAGGAGGAGCAACGTCTCCAGCATCAACGTCGGATGTGTCTCGTACCGGCAAAAGGGCACAATTTGCAAAAACACTGTCAATGACAAGCGTGTCCAGTTACACGTCCAACAATGCCATTACGCTTTCGAACGAGTTGCTCACACATCTGGACAGTAAACGATGTGTCTGTGCACTCGAGTACGTTCTAACGCTACTGACATCGCAGAGTTTGTTTGCGCTGAAAGATACGAACCTTTCCCAGCGCGAGAAGCAGCTAATCAAGCGCGAACTAAGCTCGGAACTGCTGATATTCCATGATTTCGTGAAAAAGCGCGTACTGAAGGACGCAAAATGCATTCTATCACGCAAAAAGCACGGCACAGTACCGATTGTAAACGATCCGTACGTTTCAGCTGACGATGGAAGTATGGATGCGGACATGTCAGATCATTCCACCAGCTCAACTTCCAGCGGTCGATCGAAAGCTTCACAGCAagcgaaaaaacaaacgagcaCAACTAATGCACAACATTCGATGCGCATTAACGTGGTGCGGAAAATGCActtacagcagcaacaacaccaagGTGCCACTGAACAATCTGCCACTGGGAGCGGTAATGTAATGAGCCCGATTGCCGGCAGTGCCCATGGTCAAGATGTTGGCCGCAGTTCTTCAACACCGGTGCTGCGAGGCATCCTTAAACCATCGCCATCTGCTTCCATCAAACGAGTTATGTTTGATGATGggttaaataatgaaaatgccAAAAGCATAGCTTACGTGGAACCAGAAGATGAACCGATATTTTTCGAACCGCAAGAGCCACGCTTTACCGGTCTGTCGCATGTACAGATGGTGGAGGAAGATTACATTCATCTCCTATCGAACGTGTTGCTTATGATAGGACAAAGTGAcaactaaagaaaaaatgtgCAGAGCATTGTGGCTTGTTGTAAAGattctttttcgaataaaattttgtaaaatgcaTTCAGTATTATTTGGTGTAGTTGTGGCATATTGGCCGTCGTAGAAGAATTTCTGAATTGGAAGCGGAGTTTGATTAAAAGATGATGGAATCACCaagaaattatttactttgagGATCATACAGCATCATGTGGAAACAATAGAAATGATACCAATGGCAATGAtcagaaaataaagaaattcgACTTAGGCCACATGTGCCGGGACTGCAAGTAAACCGTGCATAAAGAAGGCTACTGTCGTTCGAACCAAAATCAATCGAAACGGAAATATGTAACCGTTAATATCAATATGGCTACGAAATAACTTTGCAATTCAGAACAGCATCAGATATCACTATCATTTCTCAAGAGGATTTGGATCGAGAAAGCTTGGAGTATCTACTTTATATCGTACTTCTGTGAACTTTAAGGCACAGTCAAGTTTGGAAGTTTAACCAAGACAGAAAAACTCTACGTGATCAACCACAATTTAAATCTATCCGGTGTTGAATGGATCGATTTCTATTCGATTTATGGAATGCGTCATTTTCAGTGATCTGTAATCAAGTTTGTTATCAATGGAGTAATCAAGTTGTTGCAAACATAGCAATCGACAGGTTATATATAGATCAGTCCGCCTCAGTTCGCCGGGACTGGCTACGATACTTGAAAAGTCTGTGTCCAATTTTATCTCGAAAGTGTGGGATCCTGTGGTTAAGGATATTCCGACAGAAGCCAGTGAAATGTCCAAGTTCAAGAAAAAGGATGCCAAGGTCAAGTCCTTGTTGGTGAGTCTGAGTCTGATTTCAGACGAATATCTCGGTTGCATTAGAGAGAAGTCCACCACGGCAAAAGAAATGTGAAAGGAACTTGAAGGTACCTTTGCGAAAAAGTCGGCTGATAAGCAAATAAAGGAAGGGACATCGTTGCGCTCCCACCTTCTACAGTTTGAGGACCTGATTCGGCAGCTACCGGCAGCGG
The DNA window shown above is from Anopheles funestus chromosome 3RL, idAnoFuneDA-416_04, whole genome shotgun sequence and carries:
- the LOC125771862 gene encoding nucleoporin Nup188, with the translated sequence MDDINGDIIQWRKLWQFVSGIHYGTPNADVKEKLFQVSKELVDGILHYKKPSKASEQKLQKLIKDRNQLKLQPFANKLHQYLDIDAVQSWQILCYYLVNEYRGAATALAEYISTETSMVKLLHDIWTYHTLERMVQLKVMKNMLEYFHSGTHPYSKEYREVVERMGLPALRKSYLTQLTHLIADPPTTQKTIPTDIMHGQTRVACAERRLRETNEILQILLLIVHYSGISPEELEQLFKLFREHSFGKQQEYLDPGSEIHSELVKRITYNELALVFRTLDLSDKFDDADWIERVVSGLDGPMVSLHQFPEHGPLLLVWMLFNFRLQHTVEDEDTTRRYQQLGSRAIKLGVFEYLHAIVSHPMFKDQSLTARIVRKSIFNHLGFLCQLFDADESIAHHSNIYDLLSELLTSPTIATEFCKLEDHPIRALFNICLEHFPVEFTPLSKVAYALATAGSTQNSYIQGLLEKLPVYTELYTGRNQYEIRKASTSNEDEFILCHDYTPSTKINFTIARGTKLIVRDMQNQRTYVHFSTSYNYFNALHHEINELLEDAQATSTLNSERVQRIAAGLKYLAVAVRRIQQPYDISSEMVHPTEMVFDVLLKFKAVPNPPIDLLVQCMNVCTALVPLFEQEIYTRIINLNILPSINNANLTYQDYANGVGYDSSLVGYYLMNVERSAGRYPILMAYFNFLKTYTKLGRDNVFGVELPGAIFLLREVLPHANNWRYETGSDRYRVLVSVVQYIYEILQLSEEKLESDYARRVLRDTCVYSLLNRDNGLVLLKIVGLGNGYLQAVMERESNWMLVPEQQLNLMIQYSMTILMQILRLKKHIHEYDLSPLESAIYTQPKQRDTLRIIPMVTGYMSNIFNPRLPILSCRLLRRFAIEFRMSLLACLDMEPDQIRHTFLERLHDEIESDDLKLAVLEFVESCVHKQPGLTEAFFKVYYGKPDRRLLMAKDGSGSTATSGGSGKGGRPKTMINDGIPTYMEEFLEAISNDPAKLASPLLSRIMSLFHALWKNNMQALVKSQLQKTNFWSSLCNPLFSDQIASNMRSYSQLFNILGIELFRANSAAGIKMDPELAKVFERFTQTYGTFSRWVDIVLDLPNASTRRHKDKDGSEGNASVSGAGSEADQTPDWLGRLQSFKDLLVLIVRKKEPGISLPDRCKTYLAERLLAALVERIEQTQDMRPLIVLSELYLIVLSDFDHKYTEDPNKDDEMLIRAEKLLSLLAVSYGDIHQRAKEALLAIGIKTVEMQADRLLHNCTIAAEITRSAVDIAGEEIYALEMAIQAHGTKAKTGSDTNEGKQYNSLLLAINLLKQLTTSFDQPGAGSPSVQPNSTRWVSWFVKGKLFQRLLSITGTVLPEYARKKLVTELLNLLILLAESQCSEELLYSDVGDYLWLKLLPPKELLQRPYVMASETQPQWQTQDWWPIYSKGIHLVRALLSKHGYRFLRDTIFFVGIHEEYLMDSLMLAKQSLEPSAFVLILETLELLCTMVPYEKEWRLEHSQSLLNLMRCIQFLMDHCISLLYRPKILKRLTTGMADSVGFIVSDLEMDPSAIDTSDELVDAMNNLIEIVTLCGKCLLCFSPPLLALLCDVEFIPSQWCPLIEIQFGAPKLSTDNYSQLSFGSLLQAVCIFTKVLNLQHYSFNETPLNELPANEEPEQDDTTDGTLTMGLISRANRSALGGATSPASTSDVSRTGKRAQFAKTLSMTSVSSYTSNNAITLSNELLTHLDSKRCVCALEYVLTLLTSQSLFALKDTNLSQREKQLIKRELSSELLIFHDFVKKRVLKDAKCILSRKKHGTVPIVNDPYVSADDGSMDADMSDHSTSSTSSGRSKASQQAKKQTSTTNAQHSMRINVVRKMHLQQQQHQGATEQSATGSGNVMSPIAGSAHGQDVGRSSSTPVLRGILKPSPSASIKRVMFDDGLNNENAKSIAYVEPEDEPIFFEPQEPRFTGLSHVQMVEEDYIHLLSNVLLMIGQSDN